From Dehalococcoidales bacterium, the proteins below share one genomic window:
- a CDS encoding Smr/MutS family protein, producing MKEQDYYSEPPAPDELRLRYLTVDEAIPRLERFLHDTYSAGFSEVKIIHGKGTGTLRLSVRRELGRHNIVRSFRPGDNWEGGEGVTIVEFSDK from the coding sequence ATGAAAGAACAAGACTACTACTCCGAACCGCCCGCCCCGGACGAGCTGCGCCTGCGCTACCTGACCGTGGACGAAGCCATTCCCCGCCTGGAACGCTTCCTGCATGACACCTACTCGGCGGGGTTCAGTGAGGTAAAAATTATTCACGGCAAGGGGACGGGAACACTGCGCCTGAGCGTGCGGCGGGAGCTGGGCCGCCACAACATCGTGAGGTCTTTCCGGCCGGGGGATAATTGGGAGGGGGGAGAAGGGGTGACTATCGTGGAGTTCAGCGACAAGTAG